Proteins found in one Ptychodera flava strain L36383 chromosome 16, AS_Pfla_20210202, whole genome shotgun sequence genomic segment:
- the LOC139152777 gene encoding sperm acrosome-associated protein 9-like produces the protein MSVSEIRRDIDRFRQRYKVLQQQQFTFVAAMDNSRTDSYERTKPVRSIATVKEYMHKCNNATDKRAMRQWLAFLQDLDDFRRKLEEMGSFNGPLAKAVDKWKLFLNPNNDFSRLRVRYPHQEVNHLSCDEARNYYGGAVSLIPSILDCMDIVQGQVAAHSALGTWPPKAEVKRKVYSAKHERSHTEGEMLPERSQTSMDKATDTKDASKKTTKATTKKPKKLSGDVAYFRRTLNGRADQIHVTGWGKKGVWRGASYDKINHVDHRHFVDLDGTYM, from the exons ATGTCAGTGAGTGAGATCAGACGAGACATTGATCGATTCCGTCAACGTTATAAGGTGTTACAACAACAACAGTTTACCTTTGTGGCTGCAATGGACAACAGTCGTACAGATTCCTATGAACGAACAAAACCAGTACGCAGCATAGCAACG GTGAAAGAATACATGCATAAATGTAACAACGCCACAGACAAGCGTGCAATGAGGCAGTGGCTTGCATTTCTTCAAGACTTGGATGATTTCAGACGAAAACTTGAAGAAATGGGATCATTTAACGGACCATTGGCAAAAGCTGTGGATAAATGGAAGCTCTTCCTGAATCCAAACAATGATTTCAGTAGGCTTCGTGTCAGATATCCACATCAAGAG GTCAATCATCTGAGCTGTGATGAAGCACGCAACTATTATGGTGGAGCTGTCAGTCTGATTCCATCAATATTGGATTGCATGGACATAGTTCAAGGTCAAGTGGCTGCTCACTCTGCACTTGGTACATGGCCACCAAAGGCAGAAGTTAAACGCAAAGTCTACAgtgcaaaacatgaaagatCTCATACTGAAG GTGAAATGCTTCCAGAAAGGTCTCAGACTTCAATGGATAAAGCAACCGACACAAAAGACGCGAGTAAGAAGACAACCAAGGCAACAACCAAAAAACCCAAGAAACTGAGTGGAGACGTTGCATATTTCAGAAGAACCCTGAATGGACGAGCTGATCAGATTCATGTTACTGGCTGGGGCAAGAAAGGAGTCTGGCGAGGAGCTTCCTATGATAAAATCAACCATGTTGATCATAGACATTTTGTAGATTTGGATGGTActtatatgtaa